The following are encoded together in the Schistocerca americana isolate TAMUIC-IGC-003095 chromosome 6, iqSchAmer2.1, whole genome shotgun sequence genome:
- the LOC124619386 gene encoding phosphoenolpyruvate carboxykinase [GTP]-like isoform X2, with product MTKLLHLASRCTALVSRYAKTLSQPNVGLFNHLRGVNVTNGDVHLLSPKVRAYLEETVSLCQPENIHICDGSERENVQLLNLMQRQGTIQKLPKYENCWLARTNPADVARVESRTFVCTTNRSETIPDVAPGVKGVLGNWMSPGQMEEAIGERFPGCMRGRTMYVIPFSMGPIGSPLSKIGIEVTDSPYVVSSMRIMTRMGTPVLDLLAEGADFVKCLHSVGSPAKPTNEYASWPCDPERTIILQRPDNNEIVSYGSGYGGNSLLGKKCFALRIGSTIAKREGWLAEHMLILGITNPAGKKRYIAAAFPSACGKTNLAMMNPTLPGYKVECVGDDIAWMKFDENGQLRAINPENGFFGVAPGTSSQTNPNAMKTIFRNTIFTNVAATNDGGVFWEGLEKETDLTMQITDWLGKPWDKNSGKPAAHPNSRFCSPADQCPIIDPAWEDPAGVPIDAILFGGRRPQGVPLVYEAFNWKHGVFVGASMRSESTAAAEHKGKVVMHDPFAMRPFFGYNFGHYLSHWLSMEARKGAKLPKIFHVNWFRKSSEGKFLWPGFGENSRVLDWILRRIENEDIAEQTAIGYIPKSGTLRLDGLSEKVNLEELFRIPKDFWLQEVHDVEKYFREQVGKDLPSAIAEELNRLRERVQTM from the exons ATGTACTGCCCTTGTGTCACGATATGCGAAGACTCTATCACAACCAAATGTTGGTCTCTTCAACCACCTGAGAGGTGTTAATGTGACAAATGGAGATGTGCATCTGCTGTCACCGAAG GTGCGTGCCTACTTGGAAGAGACGGTGTCCCTGTGTCAACCAGAGAACATTCACATCTGTGATGGCTCTGAAAGGGAGAATGTGCAACTCCTCAACCTAATGCAGAGGCAGGGAACGATACAAAAGCTTCCTAAATATGAGAACTG TTGGCTGGCCAGGACAAACCCGGCTGATGTTGCCAGGGTAGAAAGTCGCACTTTTGTCTGCACAACCAACCGATCTGAAACAATTCCTGATGTAGCTCCAGGTGTGAAAGGAGTTTTGGGCAACTGGATGTCACCAGGCCAGATGGAGGAAGCCATTGGTGAAAGATTTCCGGGCTGTATGCGAG GTCGGACTATGTATGTCATTCCTTTCAGTATGGGTCCTATTGGTTCCCCTCTGTCAAAGATTGGTATCGAAGTTACTGACTCACCGTATGTTGTGTCCTCAATGAGAATAATGACGCGAATGGGAACCCCTGTGTTGGATCTCTTGGCAGAAGGAGCAGATTTTGTAAAATGCTTGCATTCTGTTGGCAGCCCAGCAAAACCAACAAATGAGTATGCTAGCTGGCCATGTGATCCAGAAAGAACAATCATTCTCCAGAG GCCTGACAACAATGAGATAGTGTCTTATGGCAGTGGTTATGGTGGAAATTCTCTTTTGGGCAAGAAGTGCTTCGCCTTGCGTATTGGATCAACCATTGCAAAACGAGAGGGTTGGCTTGCAGAGCATATGCTG ATACTGGGTATCACAAATCCAGCAGGGAAAAAGCGTTACATAGCAGCAGCTTTCCCCAGTGCATGTGGGAAAACAAACCTTGCTATGATGAATCCAACATTACCAGGATACAAAGTAGAATGTGTAGGTGATGACATTGCATggatgaaatttgatgaaaatggGCAGCTTCGTGCCATAAATCCAGAAAATGGTTTCTTTGGGGTTGCTCCAG GAACATCAAGTCAGACCAACCCAAATGCAATGAAGACCATATTCAGAAACACCATTTTCACCAATGTTGCTGCCACTAATGATGGAGGAGTATTCTGGGAAGGACTTGAGAAAGAAACAGACCTAACCATGCAGATCACTGACTGGTTGGGCAAACCATGGGACAAAAACAGTGGAAAGCCTGCTGCGCATCCTAATTCAAG ATTTTGCTCACCAGCAGACCAGTGTCCCATCATTGATCCTGCTTGGGAAGATCCAGCTGGAGTGCCCATTGATGCCATATTGTTTGGAGGGCGCAGGCCTCAGGGTGTCCCTCTTGTGTATGAAGCATTTAACTGGAAACATGGTGTATTTGTTGGTGCTTCTATGAGATCAGAATCTACAGCAGCAGCTGAACATAAA GGGAAAGTTGTGATGCATGATCCCTTCGCGATGAGACCATTCTTTGGCTACAACTTTGGGCACTACCTCTCACACTGGCTGAGCATGGAGGCACGTAAAGGTGCTAAGTTACcaaaaatatttcatgtcaacTGGTTTAGGAAAAGCAGTGAG GGCAAATTTCTATGGCCTGGGTTTGGGGAAAATTCTCGTGTACTTGACTGGATTCTGCGTCGCATTGAGAATGAAGATATTGCTGAGCAAACAGCTATTGGCTACATTCCAAAGAGTGGAACACTCAGATTGGATGGACTTTCAGAAAAAGTCAATCTGGAAGAACTGTTTAGGATTCCAAAGGACTTTTGGCTTCAAGAG GTTCATGATGTTGAAAAATACTTCAGAGAACAAGTTGGAAAAGACCTACCCTCAGCAATTGCTGAAGAACTTAACCGATTGAGGGAAAGAGTACAAACAATGTGA
- the LOC124619386 gene encoding phosphoenolpyruvate carboxykinase [GTP]-like isoform X1 → MPDFIADKAPRDQCTALVSRYAKTLSQPNVGLFNHLRGVNVTNGDVHLLSPKVRAYLEETVSLCQPENIHICDGSERENVQLLNLMQRQGTIQKLPKYENCWLARTNPADVARVESRTFVCTTNRSETIPDVAPGVKGVLGNWMSPGQMEEAIGERFPGCMRGRTMYVIPFSMGPIGSPLSKIGIEVTDSPYVVSSMRIMTRMGTPVLDLLAEGADFVKCLHSVGSPAKPTNEYASWPCDPERTIILQRPDNNEIVSYGSGYGGNSLLGKKCFALRIGSTIAKREGWLAEHMLILGITNPAGKKRYIAAAFPSACGKTNLAMMNPTLPGYKVECVGDDIAWMKFDENGQLRAINPENGFFGVAPGTSSQTNPNAMKTIFRNTIFTNVAATNDGGVFWEGLEKETDLTMQITDWLGKPWDKNSGKPAAHPNSRFCSPADQCPIIDPAWEDPAGVPIDAILFGGRRPQGVPLVYEAFNWKHGVFVGASMRSESTAAAEHKGKVVMHDPFAMRPFFGYNFGHYLSHWLSMEARKGAKLPKIFHVNWFRKSSEGKFLWPGFGENSRVLDWILRRIENEDIAEQTAIGYIPKSGTLRLDGLSEKVNLEELFRIPKDFWLQEVHDVEKYFREQVGKDLPSAIAEELNRLRERVQTM, encoded by the exons ATGCCAGACTTCATCGCAGACAAGGCCCCTCGCGATCA ATGTACTGCCCTTGTGTCACGATATGCGAAGACTCTATCACAACCAAATGTTGGTCTCTTCAACCACCTGAGAGGTGTTAATGTGACAAATGGAGATGTGCATCTGCTGTCACCGAAG GTGCGTGCCTACTTGGAAGAGACGGTGTCCCTGTGTCAACCAGAGAACATTCACATCTGTGATGGCTCTGAAAGGGAGAATGTGCAACTCCTCAACCTAATGCAGAGGCAGGGAACGATACAAAAGCTTCCTAAATATGAGAACTG TTGGCTGGCCAGGACAAACCCGGCTGATGTTGCCAGGGTAGAAAGTCGCACTTTTGTCTGCACAACCAACCGATCTGAAACAATTCCTGATGTAGCTCCAGGTGTGAAAGGAGTTTTGGGCAACTGGATGTCACCAGGCCAGATGGAGGAAGCCATTGGTGAAAGATTTCCGGGCTGTATGCGAG GTCGGACTATGTATGTCATTCCTTTCAGTATGGGTCCTATTGGTTCCCCTCTGTCAAAGATTGGTATCGAAGTTACTGACTCACCGTATGTTGTGTCCTCAATGAGAATAATGACGCGAATGGGAACCCCTGTGTTGGATCTCTTGGCAGAAGGAGCAGATTTTGTAAAATGCTTGCATTCTGTTGGCAGCCCAGCAAAACCAACAAATGAGTATGCTAGCTGGCCATGTGATCCAGAAAGAACAATCATTCTCCAGAG GCCTGACAACAATGAGATAGTGTCTTATGGCAGTGGTTATGGTGGAAATTCTCTTTTGGGCAAGAAGTGCTTCGCCTTGCGTATTGGATCAACCATTGCAAAACGAGAGGGTTGGCTTGCAGAGCATATGCTG ATACTGGGTATCACAAATCCAGCAGGGAAAAAGCGTTACATAGCAGCAGCTTTCCCCAGTGCATGTGGGAAAACAAACCTTGCTATGATGAATCCAACATTACCAGGATACAAAGTAGAATGTGTAGGTGATGACATTGCATggatgaaatttgatgaaaatggGCAGCTTCGTGCCATAAATCCAGAAAATGGTTTCTTTGGGGTTGCTCCAG GAACATCAAGTCAGACCAACCCAAATGCAATGAAGACCATATTCAGAAACACCATTTTCACCAATGTTGCTGCCACTAATGATGGAGGAGTATTCTGGGAAGGACTTGAGAAAGAAACAGACCTAACCATGCAGATCACTGACTGGTTGGGCAAACCATGGGACAAAAACAGTGGAAAGCCTGCTGCGCATCCTAATTCAAG ATTTTGCTCACCAGCAGACCAGTGTCCCATCATTGATCCTGCTTGGGAAGATCCAGCTGGAGTGCCCATTGATGCCATATTGTTTGGAGGGCGCAGGCCTCAGGGTGTCCCTCTTGTGTATGAAGCATTTAACTGGAAACATGGTGTATTTGTTGGTGCTTCTATGAGATCAGAATCTACAGCAGCAGCTGAACATAAA GGGAAAGTTGTGATGCATGATCCCTTCGCGATGAGACCATTCTTTGGCTACAACTTTGGGCACTACCTCTCACACTGGCTGAGCATGGAGGCACGTAAAGGTGCTAAGTTACcaaaaatatttcatgtcaacTGGTTTAGGAAAAGCAGTGAG GGCAAATTTCTATGGCCTGGGTTTGGGGAAAATTCTCGTGTACTTGACTGGATTCTGCGTCGCATTGAGAATGAAGATATTGCTGAGCAAACAGCTATTGGCTACATTCCAAAGAGTGGAACACTCAGATTGGATGGACTTTCAGAAAAAGTCAATCTGGAAGAACTGTTTAGGATTCCAAAGGACTTTTGGCTTCAAGAG GTTCATGATGTTGAAAAATACTTCAGAGAACAAGTTGGAAAAGACCTACCCTCAGCAATTGCTGAAGAACTTAACCGATTGAGGGAAAGAGTACAAACAATGTGA